The Mycolicibacterium flavescens genome has a segment encoding these proteins:
- the nrnA gene encoding exopolyphosphatase-like protein, translated as MTAIDKTTDALEVGDRVDAHGAAELLSAAASVGVVCHVYPDADTIGAGLALALVLDQVGKSVEVSFAAPEKLPESLQSLPGGHLLVRPDAMRRDPDLIVTVDIPSINRLGALRGVVDDGREVLVIDHHASNQLFGTANYVDASADSTTMLVADLLDAWDKPIDIGVAHCLYAGLTTDTGSFRWASPRAHRLAARLVDLGVDNAGISRTLLDTHPYAWLPMLSRVLSSAQLLKDAAGGRGLVYAVVSHDEWVDARPEEVESIVDIVRTTDEAEVAAVFKEIEPGHWSVSMRAKSYDLSPVASGFGGGGHRLAAGYSATGSAEDVVKALHAALG; from the coding sequence GTGACCGCGATCGACAAGACGACTGACGCCCTGGAAGTGGGCGATCGGGTTGACGCCCACGGCGCAGCCGAACTGTTGTCAGCGGCCGCCTCGGTCGGAGTGGTCTGCCACGTCTATCCCGACGCCGACACCATCGGCGCCGGTCTGGCGCTGGCGCTGGTGCTCGACCAGGTCGGCAAGAGCGTCGAGGTGAGTTTCGCGGCGCCCGAGAAGCTGCCCGAATCGCTGCAGTCGCTGCCCGGCGGGCATCTGCTCGTCCGCCCCGACGCGATGCGCCGCGACCCCGACCTGATCGTCACCGTCGACATCCCCAGCATCAACCGCCTCGGTGCGCTGCGCGGCGTCGTCGACGACGGTCGCGAGGTCCTGGTCATCGACCACCACGCCTCCAACCAGCTGTTCGGCACCGCCAACTACGTCGACGCCTCGGCGGACTCCACCACGATGCTGGTGGCCGACCTGCTCGACGCGTGGGACAAGCCGATCGACATCGGCGTCGCACACTGCCTGTACGCGGGCCTGACCACCGACACCGGTTCGTTCCGGTGGGCCAGCCCGCGCGCGCACCGGCTGGCGGCGCGCCTCGTCGATCTCGGCGTCGACAACGCCGGCATCAGCCGGACCCTGCTCGACACCCATCCCTACGCCTGGCTGCCGATGCTGTCTCGGGTGCTGTCCTCGGCACAGCTGCTCAAAGATGCCGCCGGTGGCCGGGGCCTGGTGTACGCGGTGGTGTCACACGACGAGTGGGTCGACGCCCGACCTGAGGAAGTCGAAAGCATCGTCGACATCGTGCGGACCACCGACGAGGCCGAGGTGGCCGCGGTGTTCAAGGAGATCGAGCCGGGGCACTGGTCGGTGTCGATGCGGGCCAAGTCCTACGACCTGTCGCCGGTCGCGAGCGGGTTCGGCGGCGGCGGTCACCGCCTGGCCGCGGGATATTCGGCCACCGGGTCCGCCGAGGACGTGGTGAAGGCGTTGCACGCGGCCCTTGGCTGA
- a CDS encoding transcriptional regulator, which yields MAGSSTRSYDNSVRRRKAAHTRERIVAAGSALVHEFETWDWRELTFKAVAARAGVGERTVYRYFPTERHLHDAVMQRLETEAGVSYEDVTLANLSEVTGRVFASLQRFSVKHSTPSPVDPAFVSSDVRRRDALLRAVTEASPQLPDEQRRAIAGLLDVLWSPPTYERLVAVWGLDGDAATGAIDWLMAQVTQAIERGGIESA from the coding sequence ATGGCCGGCTCGTCAACGCGCTCGTACGACAACAGCGTCCGCAGGCGCAAGGCAGCACACACCCGCGAGCGCATCGTCGCCGCGGGCAGTGCGCTGGTGCATGAGTTCGAGACGTGGGACTGGCGCGAGCTGACGTTCAAGGCCGTCGCCGCGCGGGCCGGGGTCGGCGAGCGGACGGTGTACCGGTATTTCCCGACCGAACGCCATCTGCACGACGCGGTGATGCAACGGCTCGAGACCGAAGCCGGGGTGTCCTATGAGGACGTCACGCTGGCGAACCTGAGTGAGGTGACAGGGCGGGTTTTCGCGTCGCTGCAACGCTTCTCGGTCAAGCACAGCACACCGTCGCCGGTCGATCCCGCGTTCGTCAGCTCCGACGTCCGCCGCCGCGATGCGCTGTTGCGAGCGGTGACCGAGGCCTCACCGCAGCTCCCCGACGAACAGCGGCGCGCGATCGCAGGCCTGCTCGACGTGCTGTGGAGCCCGCCCACCTACGAGCGCCTGGTCGCGGTGTGGGGCCTGGACGGCGACGCGGCCACCGGTGCGATCGACTGGTTGATGGCCCAGGTGACACAGGCGATCGAACGCGGCGGCATCGAGTCTGCGTAG
- a CDS encoding sulfotransferase family protein, protein MASVEDLMAAAVERTGLEDFGEDSFREGLEILVRALSEEARLNARGEDFVYNRIGLHLSQRLQVEDWYRRHPDIDDEQIAAPLFGLGLPRTGSTALSFLLAQDPDVRYVRSWESAQPCPPPSTVRGDDPRIPPDQRPVLVGTRHHVPTDIRGPMECLDLMALDFKSQIFQAYAQIPTYSQWLCDRADFTSTYRYERRVLRLLQWGEPTRPWRLKSPAHVLSLDYLDRVFPDARFVMTHRDPTDVLLSVVDVYADIVGGFTDHLDRRYLGELNVTQWSTGITRAMAFRNKAAERFYDIDFRVMQNDPIGEVKRLYSWLGETVTERFEAGMRAWWTENAEKREPHPKADPVAFGLDDSVIRPLFAAYVDAYAGGSGRYGQQEESTA, encoded by the coding sequence GTGGCATCCGTCGAGGATCTGATGGCCGCGGCCGTCGAGCGCACCGGACTCGAGGACTTCGGCGAGGACTCGTTCCGCGAGGGCCTCGAGATCCTCGTCCGTGCGCTGAGCGAAGAAGCCCGGCTCAACGCGCGCGGCGAGGACTTCGTCTACAACCGCATCGGGCTGCACCTGTCGCAGCGGCTCCAGGTAGAGGATTGGTACCGCCGCCACCCCGACATCGACGACGAGCAGATCGCCGCGCCGCTGTTCGGGTTGGGCCTGCCGCGGACGGGATCGACCGCGCTGTCGTTCCTGCTCGCGCAGGATCCCGACGTCCGTTACGTGCGCAGCTGGGAGTCCGCTCAGCCGTGCCCGCCACCGTCGACCGTGCGCGGCGACGACCCGCGCATCCCGCCGGATCAGCGGCCCGTCCTCGTGGGCACCCGCCACCACGTGCCCACCGACATCCGCGGACCGATGGAATGCCTGGACCTGATGGCGCTCGACTTCAAGTCCCAGATCTTCCAGGCCTACGCACAGATTCCGACCTACTCGCAATGGCTCTGCGACCGAGCCGATTTCACGTCGACGTACCGCTATGAACGACGGGTCCTCAGATTGCTGCAGTGGGGGGAACCGACGCGCCCATGGCGGCTCAAGTCGCCGGCACATGTGCTTTCGCTGGACTACCTCGACCGCGTGTTCCCCGATGCCCGCTTCGTCATGACGCACCGCGATCCGACCGACGTGCTGCTGTCGGTCGTCGACGTCTACGCCGACATCGTCGGCGGCTTCACCGATCACCTCGACCGGCGCTATCTCGGTGAACTGAACGTCACCCAGTGGTCGACGGGGATCACGCGGGCGATGGCGTTCCGCAATAAGGCTGCAGAGCGGTTCTACGACATCGACTTTCGGGTCATGCAGAACGATCCGATCGGCGAAGTCAAGCGGTTGTACAGCTGGCTCGGCGAGACGGTGACCGAACGGTTCGAGGCCGGTATGCGGGCGTGGTGGACCGAGAACGCCGAGAAGCGCGAGCCGCACCCCAAGGCCGACCCGGTGGCATTCGGATTGGACGACAGCGTAATTCGGCCGTTGTTCGCGGCCTACGTGGACGCCTACGCCGGCGGCTCTGGGCGTTACGGCCAGCAGGAGGAAAGCACCGCATGA
- the mdtK gene encoding putative efflux protein, MATE family, with product MTGRRIAGLAVPALGVLAAEPIYLLFDLAVVGRLGALALAGLAIGGLILTTLSSQMTFLAYGTTARSARFYGAGNRAAAVGEGVQATWLALGLGAVIVAAVQVFAVPLVSALAGSSDGGEIADEALSWVRIAIIGVPAILVSAAGNGWMRGVQDIVRPLKFVVFGFGVSAVLCPLLVYGLLGMPRLGLPGSAVANAVGQWVAAALFCRALLIERVPLRLHPGVLRAQVVMGRDLVLRTLAFQACFVSAGAVAARFGAAAVAAHQVVLQLWNFLALVLDSLAIAAQSLVGAALGAGQLTHAKSVAWRVTIFSALASAVLAVVFAAGASVFPSVFTDDRSVLDAIGVPWWFMVAQLPVAGIVFALDGVLLGAGDAKFMRNATLASALVGFLPLIWLSLAFGWGLLGIWAGLSTFMVLRLVFVGWRAFSGRWLVPGTG from the coding sequence GTGACCGGCCGCCGGATCGCCGGGCTGGCAGTTCCGGCACTCGGAGTGCTGGCGGCCGAACCCATCTACCTGTTGTTCGACCTCGCGGTCGTGGGCCGGTTGGGCGCACTGGCACTGGCGGGTCTGGCGATCGGCGGGCTGATACTGACCACGCTGAGCTCGCAGATGACGTTTCTGGCGTACGGGACCACCGCCCGGTCGGCCCGCTTCTACGGCGCAGGCAATCGGGCGGCCGCCGTCGGGGAAGGCGTGCAGGCCACCTGGCTGGCGTTGGGGTTGGGTGCGGTCATCGTCGCCGCGGTGCAGGTGTTCGCGGTCCCGCTGGTGTCGGCGCTGGCGGGGTCGTCCGACGGGGGAGAGATCGCCGACGAGGCGCTGTCGTGGGTGCGCATCGCGATCATCGGCGTACCCGCGATCCTGGTGTCGGCGGCGGGCAACGGGTGGATGCGCGGGGTGCAGGACATCGTGCGGCCGCTCAAGTTCGTGGTGTTCGGGTTCGGGGTCTCAGCGGTGCTGTGCCCGCTGCTGGTCTACGGCTTGCTCGGTATGCCCCGGCTCGGGTTACCCGGCTCGGCCGTCGCGAACGCAGTGGGGCAGTGGGTGGCCGCCGCGTTGTTCTGTCGTGCACTGCTGATCGAACGGGTGCCGCTGCGGCTGCACCCCGGGGTGTTGCGCGCGCAGGTGGTGATGGGCCGTGACCTGGTGTTGCGCACGCTGGCGTTCCAAGCGTGTTTCGTGTCGGCGGGAGCTGTCGCGGCCCGGTTCGGCGCGGCCGCCGTCGCCGCGCACCAGGTCGTGCTGCAGCTGTGGAATTTCCTTGCGCTGGTGTTGGATTCGCTGGCGATCGCCGCGCAGTCGCTGGTCGGTGCGGCCCTGGGCGCGGGTCAGCTCACGCACGCCAAATCGGTGGCGTGGCGGGTGACGATCTTCTCGGCGTTGGCCTCGGCGGTGCTTGCCGTGGTATTCGCGGCCGGTGCGTCGGTGTTTCCCAGCGTGTTCACCGACGACCGCTCGGTGCTCGACGCGATCGGGGTGCCGTGGTGGTTCATGGTGGCCCAATTGCCGGTCGCCGGAATCGTTTTCGCGCTCGACGGGGTCCTGTTGGGCGCCGGTGACGCGAAGTTCATGCGCAATGCGACGCTGGCCAGCGCGCTGGTGGGCTTCCTGCCGTTGATCTGGCTGTCGTTGGCGTTCGGCTGGGGGCTGCTGGGTATCTGGGCGGGGTTGTCGACGTTCATGGTGCTGCGGTTGGTGTTCGTCGGCTGGCGCGCGTTCTCTGGCCGTTGGCTGGTGCCGGGCACGGGTTGA
- the cocE gene encoding putative hydrolase, CocE/NonD family translates to MTASSVAAPPASRSKVKQLTGRTVSRLLRLPPHTTDFTVHKVRVPMRDDVELRADHYAPSTPDPAGTLLVRCPYGRDFPFAAIYGRVYAARGYHVVLQSVRGTYGSGGDFDPMVNEIADGADTVEWLRNQEWFTGSFATIGLSYLGFTQWALLTDPPPEMRAAVITVGPHDVSGPRWGPGSFALSDFLGWSHLVAHQEDPNRARALVRQLRSRRRLARAMSRLPAGEAGRALLGEGAPWWESWLDHPDADDPFWTALNLRRALDTADVPVLLISGWQDLFLEQTMAQYRRLRARGVEVGLTVGPWIHTQLMTKAAPTAIRETLDWLGAHLTGADSKRRQPVRIFVNGSGWIDLPEWPPAMPEVVRYLQPGGRLGDAVPPETAAPSTFTYNPANPTPTVGGRLLSPEGGYRKDTRLAQRADVLSFTGDRLPADKYVVGVPVVELSHSCDNPYNDVFVRLSEVDAKGRSHNVSDGYVSAAPDSGPVRIELDPIAHRFRAGSRIRVLVAGGSHPRFARNLGTGEPLGTGKSLAPATHTVHLGDGASRLVLPAAPQPPAG, encoded by the coding sequence GTGACCGCATCCTCCGTCGCCGCACCGCCGGCATCCCGTTCGAAGGTCAAGCAGCTCACCGGACGCACCGTGTCACGCCTGCTGCGGCTGCCGCCGCACACCACCGACTTCACCGTCCACAAGGTCCGTGTACCGATGCGCGACGATGTCGAGCTGCGCGCCGACCACTATGCGCCCAGCACACCGGACCCCGCCGGCACGCTGCTGGTCCGCTGCCCCTATGGCCGCGACTTCCCCTTCGCCGCCATCTACGGACGCGTCTACGCCGCACGCGGCTATCACGTCGTCCTGCAGAGCGTGCGCGGAACCTACGGCTCCGGCGGCGACTTCGACCCGATGGTCAACGAGATCGCCGACGGCGCCGACACCGTCGAGTGGCTGCGCAACCAGGAGTGGTTCACCGGCTCGTTCGCCACGATCGGGCTGTCGTATCTCGGTTTCACCCAGTGGGCGCTGCTCACCGACCCGCCACCGGAGATGAGGGCCGCGGTGATCACCGTCGGTCCGCACGACGTCAGCGGGCCGCGGTGGGGTCCCGGTTCGTTCGCGCTGAGCGACTTCCTCGGCTGGAGCCACCTGGTGGCCCATCAGGAGGATCCGAACCGGGCGCGGGCGCTGGTGCGACAGCTGCGGTCGCGGCGCCGGCTGGCCCGTGCGATGAGCAGGCTGCCCGCCGGCGAGGCGGGCCGCGCGCTGCTGGGCGAGGGTGCGCCGTGGTGGGAGTCCTGGCTCGATCATCCCGATGCCGACGATCCCTTCTGGACCGCGCTGAACCTGCGTCGGGCCTTGGACACCGCCGACGTGCCGGTGCTGCTGATCAGCGGCTGGCAGGACCTGTTCCTGGAGCAGACGATGGCCCAGTATCGGCGGCTGCGTGCGCGCGGAGTCGAGGTCGGACTGACCGTCGGCCCGTGGATCCACACCCAGCTGATGACCAAGGCCGCGCCGACCGCCATCCGCGAGACGCTCGACTGGTTGGGCGCCCACCTCACCGGCGCGGACAGCAAGCGGCGCCAGCCTGTGCGGATCTTCGTCAACGGCAGCGGCTGGATCGACCTGCCCGAGTGGCCGCCGGCCATGCCCGAAGTGGTGCGCTACCTGCAGCCGGGCGGTCGCCTCGGCGATGCCGTCCCGCCGGAGACCGCGGCCCCGTCGACGTTCACATACAACCCGGCGAATCCGACGCCGACGGTGGGCGGCCGGCTGCTGTCGCCGGAAGGCGGATATCGCAAGGACACCCGCCTGGCGCAGCGTGCCGACGTGTTGAGCTTCACCGGCGACCGCCTGCCCGCCGACAAGTATGTGGTGGGGGTGCCGGTCGTGGAGCTCTCGCATTCGTGCGACAACCCGTACAACGATGTGTTCGTGCGCCTGAGCGAGGTCGACGCCAAGGGACGCTCACACAACGTGAGCGACGGCTACGTCAGCGCCGCACCGGATTCCGGACCGGTACGCATCGAACTCGACCCGATCGCGCACCGCTTCCGTGCGGGTTCACGGATCCGGGTGCTCGTGGCGGGCGGGTCACACCCCCGGTTCGCCCGCAACCTCGGTACCGGCGAACCGCTCGGGACGGGTAAGAGCCTCGCGCCGGCCACCCACACCGTGCATCTCGGCGACGGCGCGTCGCGGCTGGTGCTGCCCGCCGCGCCGCAGCCGCCCGCCGGCTGA
- a CDS encoding type 11 methyltransferase, protein MNEAHEYCGSEEWRQLIREVILPWALGEVDLGDDVLEVGPGYGATTDVLSESVGRLTSVEIDDELAAMLITRFADVPTVEIVRGDATALTYADDRFTGAACFTMLHHVPTAELQDRLFAEVARVLRPGAALVASDSLGSDELAVAHEGDTYNPVDPATLPDRLAAAGFGDVRVKTTEFGWAAVARTRA, encoded by the coding sequence GTGAACGAAGCGCATGAGTACTGCGGCAGCGAGGAATGGCGACAGCTGATCCGCGAGGTAATTCTTCCGTGGGCGTTGGGGGAGGTCGACCTCGGCGACGACGTGCTCGAGGTCGGCCCCGGCTACGGTGCCACCACCGACGTGCTGAGCGAGTCGGTGGGCCGGCTGACGTCAGTCGAGATCGACGACGAACTCGCGGCGATGTTGATAACGCGCTTCGCCGATGTGCCGACCGTCGAGATCGTGCGCGGCGACGCGACCGCGCTAACCTACGCCGACGACCGCTTCACCGGCGCGGCGTGTTTCACGATGCTGCATCACGTCCCCACCGCCGAACTTCAGGATCGGCTCTTCGCCGAGGTCGCCCGGGTGCTGCGACCCGGGGCCGCGCTGGTGGCCAGCGACAGCCTCGGCAGCGACGAGTTGGCCGTCGCGCACGAAGGCGACACCTACAACCCCGTCGACCCCGCGACACTGCCGGATCGGTTGGCGGCAGCGGGATTCGGCGATGTCCGGGTCAAGACGACGGAGTTCGGCTGGGCCGCAGTAGCCCGGACCCGCGCATAG
- the rbfA gene encoding ribosome-binding factor A, with protein MADPARAKRLAKRISTIVASAIEYEIKDPRLSGVTITDAKVTNDLHDATLYYTVLGASLSEEPDYGGAAAALEKAKGVLRSKVGASLGVRFTPTLAFERDTVPDAAVKMEELLARARAADEDLARVRQGAKHAGDADPYRVSEVEGEAVAGGPDDSEDSGDRDRQDD; from the coding sequence ATGGCTGACCCCGCACGGGCGAAGCGACTGGCCAAACGTATTTCCACCATCGTCGCCTCGGCGATCGAGTACGAGATCAAGGATCCGCGGCTGTCGGGTGTGACGATCACCGACGCCAAGGTCACCAACGATCTGCACGACGCGACGCTGTACTACACGGTGCTCGGCGCGTCGCTGTCCGAGGAGCCGGATTACGGCGGGGCAGCGGCGGCGCTCGAGAAGGCCAAAGGTGTGCTGCGGTCCAAGGTGGGCGCGAGCCTGGGTGTGCGTTTCACGCCCACGCTCGCGTTCGAGCGCGACACCGTTCCCGACGCCGCGGTCAAGATGGAGGAACTGCTGGCCCGCGCTCGCGCCGCAGATGAGGATTTGGCGAGAGTTCGGCAAGGTGCCAAGCACGCCGGCGATGCGGACCCGTACCGTGTCAGTGAGGTGGAGGGCGAGGCAGTAGCCGGGGGGCCCGACGACTCCGAGGACAGCGGTGACCGCGATCGACAAGACGACTGA
- a CDS encoding Uncharacterized conserved protein — protein MCRNITELRGLEPAATDEEIEAAARQYIRKISGITRPTAANADAFEAAIAEVTATTHRLLESLPARRQPPKTVPPLRRPEVRARMNSKAAAAT, from the coding sequence ATGTGCCGAAACATCACCGAGCTACGCGGACTCGAACCGGCGGCGACCGACGAGGAGATCGAGGCCGCCGCGCGTCAGTACATTCGCAAGATCAGCGGAATCACCCGGCCGACCGCGGCCAACGCCGACGCCTTCGAGGCCGCCATCGCGGAGGTCACCGCCACCACCCACCGGCTGCTGGAGTCTCTGCCGGCCCGGCGCCAGCCGCCGAAGACGGTGCCGCCGTTGCGCCGGCCCGAGGTGCGGGCCCGCATGAACAGCAAAGCTGCGGCCGCGACGTAG
- a CDS encoding Domain of uncharacterised function (DUF1802) — translation MTTTLTQPALKEWSAAIHALLDGRQTVLLRKGGIHEKRFAVAASRFLLFPTVAHSHAERVRPEHRDLLDVATADSTEDAVVVRAGARIVAAVEVNRPEALEEIAPLHIWTDASVRADRLDFRPKHRLTALVVQACPLLAPLRLERTPEYAGCTSWVQLPIDPEWAAPVHDDAALHEIAERVRRSVG, via the coding sequence ATGACGACGACGCTGACGCAGCCCGCGCTCAAGGAGTGGAGTGCTGCCATCCACGCGCTGCTGGACGGCAGGCAGACCGTTCTGCTGCGCAAGGGCGGTATTCACGAGAAGCGGTTCGCGGTCGCCGCGTCGCGCTTTCTGCTGTTTCCGACGGTCGCGCACAGCCACGCCGAGCGGGTGCGCCCCGAGCACCGCGATCTGCTCGATGTAGCGACCGCCGACAGCACAGAGGACGCGGTGGTCGTCCGCGCCGGCGCCCGCATCGTCGCCGCAGTGGAGGTGAACCGCCCCGAAGCCCTCGAAGAGATCGCGCCCCTGCATATTTGGACCGACGCATCGGTGCGCGCCGACCGGCTCGATTTTCGGCCCAAGCATCGGCTCACCGCGCTCGTCGTCCAGGCCTGCCCGCTCTTAGCCCCGCTGCGACTCGAACGCACACCCGAGTATGCCGGCTGCACCAGCTGGGTGCAGCTGCCGATCGACCCCGAGTGGGCGGCCCCGGTGCACGACGACGCCGCGCTGCACGAGATCGCCGAGCGGGTGCGCCGTTCGGTGGGCTGA
- the echA8_12 gene encoding enoyl-CoA hydratase/carnithine racemase translates to MTDDILLINTRDRVRTLTLNRPQARNALSSELRRRFYRALGEAQADDDVDVVIVTGADPVFCAGLDLKELGDTTELPDISPKWPPMTKPVIGAINGAAVTGGLEIALYCDVLIASEQARFADTHARVGLLPTWGLSVRLPQKVGVGMARRMSLTGDYLSAEEALRTGLVTQVVPHAELMSTARQVAASIVGNNQQAVRALLASYHRIDEAQTNEGLWIEAASAREWMRTTSGDDIAANRDAVLQRGRAQVR, encoded by the coding sequence GTGACTGACGACATCCTGCTCATCAACACCCGCGATCGGGTGCGCACCCTGACCCTCAACCGGCCGCAGGCGCGCAACGCGCTGTCGTCCGAGCTGCGCAGGCGGTTCTACCGGGCCCTCGGTGAGGCTCAGGCCGATGACGACGTCGACGTCGTGATCGTCACCGGCGCCGATCCGGTGTTCTGCGCGGGTCTGGACCTTAAGGAGCTGGGCGACACCACCGAGCTGCCCGACATCTCGCCGAAGTGGCCGCCGATGACCAAGCCGGTGATCGGCGCGATCAACGGCGCGGCCGTCACCGGTGGCCTCGAGATCGCCCTGTACTGCGATGTGCTGATCGCCTCCGAACAGGCGCGCTTCGCCGATACGCACGCCCGGGTGGGGCTGTTGCCGACGTGGGGGCTGTCGGTGCGGTTGCCGCAAAAGGTCGGCGTCGGGATGGCCCGCCGGATGAGCCTGACCGGCGACTACCTGTCGGCCGAGGAGGCCCTGCGGACCGGGTTGGTCACTCAGGTGGTGCCGCACGCCGAGCTCATGTCGACCGCCCGGCAGGTCGCGGCGTCGATCGTCGGCAACAACCAGCAGGCCGTACGCGCGTTGCTGGCGTCGTATCACCGCATCGACGAGGCGCAGACCAACGAGGGGTTGTGGATCGAGGCGGCGTCGGCGCGCGAGTGGATGCGCACGACCAGCGGTGACGACATCGCCGCCAACCGCGACGCCGTGTTGCAGCGGGGCCGCGCCCAGGTCCGCTGA